One stretch of Haladaptatus sp. R4 DNA includes these proteins:
- a CDS encoding Hvo_1808 family surface protein, translated as MTSTSQSDGTAVSGPNTNKTTHPPDPKSDVLGWENGYWYNETLSVDASDGFNQSEVEAVVNRAMARDEKIRHLEFTQKVPVKIISRKEFRKQQSNQSVPANRQLFDNAKYESLFMINESTDSIAVQNTNSGSSVGGYYSPSKDSIVLVSNDNEHLKVSESTLSHELMHALQDQHFDITSFNKSTRERTNAVNGLLEGEANNIEFLYQNRCQNQWKGTCFSDTEQSSGGDLANIGPYLIKYQPYSDGPAFIRYIRNQSGWKGVNQLYSNPPASTEQIIHPEKYPSDEPSNISVQDTTSNGWTRLNPQGRPNYGQVGETGIFAMFMYPYYESQGTTQIIPARNFFNKNGDSLQTVDPLNYESKPTDGWDGDKIVVYTNPNEPKNETGYVFKTKWDSKRDATQFVNAYKKLLNYHDAKKVDGKQNTWTVPDSTGFGDAFQVRQNGNTVTIVNAPTVSDLSHVHGNTAS; from the coding sequence GTGACGAGCACATCGCAGAGCGACGGGACGGCAGTGTCCGGACCGAACACGAACAAAACGACTCACCCGCCGGACCCGAAATCCGACGTTCTCGGCTGGGAGAACGGATATTGGTACAACGAGACGCTCTCCGTTGACGCGAGCGACGGCTTCAATCAGTCGGAAGTCGAAGCGGTCGTCAATCGGGCGATGGCCCGTGACGAGAAGATCCGCCATCTGGAGTTCACACAGAAGGTCCCCGTCAAGATCATTTCGCGAAAGGAGTTCCGCAAGCAACAGAGCAACCAGTCCGTTCCCGCAAACCGGCAGTTGTTCGACAACGCGAAGTACGAATCGTTGTTCATGATCAACGAATCGACGGACTCCATCGCGGTACAGAACACGAACTCCGGTTCGTCCGTCGGTGGCTACTACAGTCCGTCGAAGGACTCCATCGTCCTCGTCTCGAACGATAACGAACACCTGAAAGTGAGCGAGAGTACGCTCTCACACGAACTGATGCACGCGCTTCAGGACCAGCATTTCGACATCACGTCGTTCAACAAGTCCACCCGGGAACGGACCAACGCCGTCAATGGCCTGCTCGAAGGGGAAGCCAACAACATCGAGTTCCTCTATCAGAACCGCTGTCAGAACCAGTGGAAGGGGACGTGCTTCTCGGACACCGAGCAGAGCAGTGGCGGCGATCTCGCCAACATCGGACCGTACCTCATCAAATACCAACCGTACAGCGACGGTCCCGCGTTCATCCGATACATTCGCAACCAATCGGGCTGGAAGGGTGTCAACCAGTTGTACTCGAACCCGCCCGCCAGCACCGAACAGATAATCCACCCGGAGAAGTATCCGAGCGACGAACCGTCGAACATCTCGGTGCAGGATACGACGAGCAATGGCTGGACGCGTCTGAACCCGCAGGGGCGACCGAACTACGGTCAAGTCGGTGAAACGGGCATCTTCGCGATGTTCATGTATCCGTACTACGAGAGTCAGGGAACCACACAGATCATCCCCGCACGGAACTTCTTCAACAAGAACGGCGACAGCCTGCAAACGGTCGATCCGCTCAACTACGAGAGCAAACCGACCGACGGGTGGGACGGCGACAAGATCGTCGTCTACACGAACCCCAACGAGCCGAAAAACGAGACCGGCTACGTCTTCAAGACGAAGTGGGACTCGAAGCGGGACGCGACACAATTCGTGAACGCCTACAAGAAACTGCTCAACTACCACGACGCGAAGAAGGTCGACGGGAAGCAAAACACGTGGACGGTGCCAGACAGCACGGGCTTCGGTGATGCCTTCCAAGTCCGGCAGAACGGCAACACCGTCACCATCGTGAACGCGCCCACGGTGTCGGACCTCTCGCACGTTCACGGCAACACTGCATCGTAG